In Brienomyrus brachyistius isolate T26 chromosome 19, BBRACH_0.4, whole genome shotgun sequence, one DNA window encodes the following:
- the LOC125714461 gene encoding sorting nexin-14-like: MSPEPATGPTSALVPFLQKYSESRNRKSSVLKLELKEIRGEQDLLFCFMNFLKQEGAVHVLQFCLAVEEFNDKILCPELSDSQMQALHEEVKQLYETYCLDESIDKIRFDPVIVEEIRKKLLGKCIGEEAKYEGVRLLFDGLQQPILRMTYVLLDIAVQELFPELSKLQKDASPWK; the protein is encoded by the exons ATGTCT CCCGAGCCGGCTACAGGCCCCACATCAGCTCTGGTGCCGTTCTTGCAGAAGTATTCTGAGTCACGCAACAGAAAGTCATCT GTGCTAAAACTGGAACTGAAAGAGATCCGTGGCGAGCAGGACCTCCTGTTCTGCTTCATGAATTTCCTAAAACAGGAAGGTGCAGTGCATGTGCTGCAGTTTTGCCTGGCTGTAG AGGAATTCAACGACAAAATCTTGTGCCCAGAGCTGAGCGATTCTCAGATGCAGGCCCTGCACGAGGAGGTGAAGCAGCTCTACGAGACCTACTGTCTGGACGAGAGCATCGACAAGATCCGCTTCGACCCCGTCATTGTGGAAGAAATACGGAAGA agctgctgggaaagtgcatCGGCGAGGAGGCTAAATATGAGGGAGTCCGCCTGCTCTTTGATGGGCTGCAGCAGCCGATCCTCAG GATGACCTACGTCCTGCTAGACATCGCTGTTCAAGAGCTTTTTCCAGAACTAAGCAAG CTGCAGAAGGATGCATCTCCATGGAAGTAG